The nucleotide sequence GGCTGTGCTCATTTGCTGGGAATCAGCACGGAGCACGCGTTAAAGGGGTCAGTCCACAGCACCACATCCCCAAGTGAAGATCCTAACCCATCCAGGCTGCACGCGCAGGGCTGGagcaggtttctttttttttaaagctgtgaatttttaatttttttttttttttttgaactagTCTTAAATGCCCGGTGGGGATGGTGGTGGATCCCCGGTGGAAACGCTGACTGTTTTTCGGTGATCTGGTCTGCAGGAGAAGGCGACAGAGACTGGCGTATGCTACAGATTCCCTCTGCTCATCCGGCTCCCAGCTTTTCCACCGTATCTTCTCAGGCTGCTTGTCATTGCCTGGACTCGGATCCCGGAATCTTCATGATTTGCGGACACCATGCTCGTTTTTTAGCCGGGAAACCCTCTTTTCGTCCCGCATGTTTAGGACCAAACGATCGGGGCTCGTCCGGCGACTCTGGAGGAGCCGTGCGCCCGTGGAGGGCGACGGGGAGGCGGATAGAGGGACGCATGGCTCCGGGGGCTGCTGCATGGGCAAAACGACAAAGGTGGCCAAGTCCAACGCAGGATCGGAGGCTGAATTGAAGGCGTTGACCCACTCGATACTGAAAAAGATCAAAGAGAAACAATTAGAGGTGCTTTTGCAGGCGGTGGAGTCCAAGGGGGGTGCCCGCAGCCCCTGCCTGCTCCTGCCCAGCAAAGTGGACGCCAAAGTGGGTCAACAGTCTTACTCTCTCCCCATGCTGCTCTACAAAGTGTTCAGGTGGCCGGACCTCAGGCATTCCTCGGAGCTGAAGAGGCTGTCTTGCTGTGAATCCTACGGGAAAATCAACCCAGAGCTCGTTTGCTGCAACCCGCACCACATGAGCAGGCTTTGTGAACTCGGTGAGTTTGGATTATTGTAGTAATAATGacacccccccttcccctcaTCTCttgtctgtcttctctctccATCTTTGCCACCAAACTCCTGAAATTGGGCTCGGTGTCTCTGGTGGTCGGGCCTAATTTGAAATCAAGTGCAGATTCAAGGCACCGTGACATTATGTCAAAGAATTCCCAGACTCCTGAAGGGATAATTAGCCTAATTCAAGTGACACCACCTCTTTCTGCGCGCTGGTGTTGAGTTTCCATAAGGTCACCCTTGACCAAAGTGTGCCTAATGTTTTCACAAGTAATATTCTTAATAGACATCCACTGAAAATTAAACAGCTGCCTTCTTTTTGAGACATTCATGGCTTCCAAAACACACCCGAGCTGATTAttctacataaaaaaaagagataataGCAACTTAATTTGAAAGCAAAGCGCCTATCTGCTATTTGAACATTTCATAAGTGGCATTTCCAAAGTGCAGAGGACTCAGCTGAGGCTTTACAGTCTTTCCACGGTGAAGTTTCCAGCctctgtgactgtgtgtgtgtgtgtgtgtgtgagtgtgcgcgcgtgcgtgcgtgtgcgcgcccGCTCGCTTGCTTGGCGTCCCGGGCCAAAAGAGGCCCGTATCTCAGTTTGTCCTAGACGCTGATAGTGGCCCTTCTGGCGCCAGGCGGCCCCCTGTTTATCTGCCTGCCAATGAAAGGCAATAGCCGCCGGCCGGCCCGCCTGCCTGCCTGACTCTCCAGGCGGAGCTGACAGACACAAATCTTTTTCCCTGAAGAATGACAACTCTTATCATAAACTTTACATCtctcccttgtgtgtgtgtgttttttttttttttttttttttttttgctcatgctctgctcctcttgtttctcctccatgcagagtctcctcctcctccatacTCGCGCTATCCCATGGATTATCTTAAACCACCAGGTGAGCTCCACGCGCATGCATGAATACATGAATCCCCATGTATATTTTATTGTCACATCCACATCTGAAAAGCCCATATTATATTCATGAATGTTTATGTGTTGACTGACGTTACGCACGGACTTGTACTCCCTGCCTCTGcagtgcatttgtgtgtgtgtgtgtgtgtttgtgtgcgtgtgtaggAAATGGCTCCGTGTTATGTTGTGATTTATGATAGCAGTGGAGTGGCACGCCTGGCAGGCTGGCCAGTTTGAGCGTGGCTGACAGCCAGGGCAAGGCAGTACAAAGTTGAGATACCAGCTATAGACTGACTGGCACATCACCAGGGGCAGTGTGTCtgacggggggaggaggaagaggaggaggaggagggaactTGTTTGTGTGTCCGGCGTCTATCTAATGCGAATCGCTGCACAGAGGCAAACAGACAGACGACAGCGTCTCTGGAGCCGGCCGGCCTTTATCAGCCGAATTAATCAACAGATTAAGGCTGACTGCTTGTTTGTGTGCGGCTGGGGTGTCGATGTCCCAATTCTGTTTGAATGTTTGTTTCAGGGAGTGAAAGAGACCATTTCTTTTTTGGAGAGTTTAATTCCTTCCTACAGGCAGCagttttctcccccctcccccccccccccaaaacatgTTTTGATCCTGAGTAattgttttcctcctccacctgtgcCAGACTCTGCATGCAGCTCCGGTTGTCATTCTATCCGCCGGTGCCGGAAAATGGCATCGGGTTATGTCATCGCCTATTAAGTTAGTTTTTTGAAGTGTGTTAAATTTCACACTATAACCAGAATAGTGCGAgactggagggaggagaggaggcgtgCAGCAGCCCCTCCTCATCTCACTGAGAAGGTGACAAAGATATAAATGGCCGAGTGATGGATTGTAAAGctcttttttaaagaagaaaaaattgtGTCAATTTCGCAGCTTTGCCCTATTACCTAGACCATCCGTGCAGGAAAAGCGCAGAGCAGAACAATGACCAGTCGGCCAGCTGACCAGCCATCCAGCCAGTTAGTCAGGAGGAGAAAGTGGCTTTCAGTGAGTGGAAACAATAGGAAGTCattgcagctgcagctgtggttcTTCAGAGCTCCCCCCCTCCTTTCCCCCGGTCTTTATTTAACATGCTCTTGCAATATTGTTGTACTTGAAAAGCTGTTCTAAAGCTCGGAATGCATCTAGAACGAGGTTTAAGATGCAGTAAACATCAGGCGCTGAGCTCTCCGCTGATGTGATGTCTGTCTGATTGTGGAGCCGGCCTCTTGCAAAGAGTTCAGCTGGAGGTTTTCCAGCGAGGAAAGGAAACAACAAGGTAAATAGGAAATGCAGACTGGATGTGGAGAGAGGAAGCGATTATACAACTCGTGTTACCACCCTGTTTCCCCGCTCAGATAAAACTGACGGAACTTGTGTTGGCGTTGACAGAAAGTCACAGAAGATAATGCATTACATGTCTGTCTGCAACTTGttggaaaaaaagttttccgttacttttttatatttacagTATGTCTCCGATCTTCGAGCGCAGAAGTGCGGCTCTCGCTGGCTCACCTGTTCTGCAGCTTCCTCGTTCAGTTGCGTTGGGTCTGTGCAGCTGCAGTCGTGGTTAATCAAAGGagactctgtctgtctgtgcatctgTCTGCGCGTCTCTGTATTGGCCAAGGAGGGTGAAAGACATATTAATAGGACAATGGAGCATGCTggagggtacacacacacacacacacacacaaacacacacacacatgggacAGATGAGCTTATCATGCAGacaggggtttttttccccctgttgcctcagggagctgtcagtcatcgGCTCCCTCCCATTACTGGAGGTTATTACAATTTTCCACACTATTCTCTCAGTATTTTCCTCTTATTATGCAGTCTTAAATCATtatgacatttaagaaatcAGCATAGTTAACTTTTAGAAGGCAATCAGACCTTGTAAATATCTGCGTGAAGCGAACGGGCTATGCATTTTACGATGATGGTTTTATGATTTGAGTGAGCAGGAAGTCGGGGTTATATGTGTCAGGGTGCCCGTCCGctccggcagcggcggcggtcaATATGAAAGCAGCCCCGACATAAAACGCTACCTTGTTTCAGCTCTGGGGAATATAAATCAGACACTGtttagctctctctctctgatgatgCCCCCTCAGCCCTGTGGTCCACTGTGAACTGTTGCCCAGGAGACCGGGGCAAAGGCTGCTGGCGGCCAATGAAAGGCCCCGGCGGGCCCGGTTGTGCTCGTGCATCTCGTTTACTGCGACCACATCAGCACGGGCCGGCGTCCGGACGGGGCTGGGTGCGAGGGAGCGCGGGCCGCTCggcggtggagctggaggagggaagCGGACAGCGAAACCACCGTCACACGCTTCCTCATCTGGAATGTCTGATGGCCACagacttttcagtgttttaccaTGGAAATTTTCTTCCAATCATCGGGCGACCAAATTCAGCAAGTGTCCCATATGTCAAAAATCAGTGTGTTCCAATTTTCCATCTTCTACAAGAATGAAGTCTGAATTTAAGccatacttttatttttgtaacatTGTGAAGGAAAACTTGATTGGAGGCAATTACTTGTCTGTAGGAAGAATCTCGGTACAATAAAAGCTCCCATTGCAAATGAAGAACTGTCTGGCTTCGCACAGCCATAAATGGATTTCAGCCTCATTTTGTCACTTAGGGAAAGCATAGAATTAAACAATTTCAGTTTGTGTACCATTACTTTTTGGGATTTTCCAGCACATTGGACCCGGATGATTTTGAGCACAGTGAATGTTGCCACTTTAGTTGGTTGAAGGATCGCTGTTATGTCCACAAACATTACAGAGACAGAAAATAGCGTTCGTGTTATTAATAGTCGTCAATTACACATGCACTTTGTAAGTATAACAATACAACACCGATACTCTCACTTCACTTATTTCGTGTCATTTGCATGTAACTTTAGGAAACGTTTCACATCCTGACTCGAGAACAGAGGTGGCCGGTGTCGCGTCGTGTGTTTCAGTGGACGGTAGGTGTAGCGCAGAGCTGACGTGCAACAAAAGGAATGTATCATTAGCGAATACCAAGCTACCAGCGGCGGCTCCGCAGCGGAGCCAGCCCCGCTCCCAGCAGTGCGCCGCTCCGCTCGGCGCACACAGCGGTTTTTGTTAAAGCTCCATTCAGGTGTCGTGTTGAAACTAGTCCACATTACAAGCCTTTGTGGGAGTTCGGCATTCAAATGCAAAGGGAGAGGTAGAGAGGGAATGGGGAGTTTCTCTCATGTCTGCCTGGCTCCTTCGCCATAAAGAAGATTTATAGTAAACATCTTTGGAGGCCTGTCTAAGCTCTGTctgcttcattgtttttttgctgagatAGAGCGTACCCTGCTTAAATTTTAAATTCTAATCCAGCCACACACTTTGTATCTGTGATGCATCTTTGAGAGCTTTGTTTGCCGTGGAGGCTCTGATTCCACTTTGACTCCACAGTGGCTGTGAAATTGCTAAAATGCGTGCGTATTCAGGAGCAGGGAGGCAATTATCAGTCAATTAAGAGCCTGAACGGTCCTCTAATATTTGATCTGCGTTCGGTCATTGAGCGGAGATCAAAGTGTCCGGTCCAAAACCGTCCAGTCGCCTCAGTCATTAGCAGGAAGAATATAGCCCTCTGAAGATCAGCAGCTCGTCTATGCAGAGACTCTGGGCGAACGTTCCTCCTGAAGCAGTGGATTATGGGGGATTATCGGGGGTGTAAGGAACTCTCTGCTGTAagtcttctgtgtgtgtgtgagagagtgtgagcTTCGTCGTCAGCGTCTTCATTAGGCATTGATTTCACTGGAGTGATTGACggcctcacagctgctgctgcttctccgtctccccctcacacacatgcaaacacacagacacaggaacacacacacacacacacacacagagtactaattcactgtctctctctcttcattagattctccagactctggaccTTCATCCAGTGATACTGGGGGAACGACATACTCTGCCCCTGTGGGGCTTTCAGGTAAATACTCCCAACAAATGGATTTTCCCTTTTTATATCACCCATTTTCTGGTCTTTTTCTGCTCTCGCTCCATTATTTTcctccttctgttttcttttctctctcctatGCATTCCACCCAATACACACAGTCATCTCCCCTCCATACTTGTGATGATGAGGCAGTGATTGTGGGGGCCCCTGCTTCCCCTCTGTAATAAAAAAGCCCAGTGAAGGAGGGTGGTGTATTTCTCCCACATCCACATAAATTCCTCCCTCCTGGCTCTTTGAACAacgctcctctcttctcctcttctctccctctctctctctctctctctctcgttcccTCTCATCCCTTTCCGTGTTATGTTGTAATGGAAGACAAACACGCCAAACTGTTGTTTGGAGAAGAATATGTTGTGTGCGTGCGGTATTGTggaaaaggagggggggggggggggggggggggggggggggaagagagagaaaaaaaaaggcagcaaaaGGAAAGCTTGAACCGacatttgagtgtttgtttgggtgtgtttgtgcatacAGGGGATGTCTTTGTAGACGGTTAACTCTCCTCTGGGCTCTGTGGGGATAAGAGCAAGACACAGGCGCCTTTCTTTCTTCCAACTCTCATGCAGGACGTGTTTTAGGCTTCCTCAGCTTTTCTCCCGTAATCCCCCTTTGGCAGTGTTGCTTCCCTTTTTTACCCATCGCCCTTGGTCCGCAGGCTGCGAAATAAGACGGCGTTCATGAGAGATCGAGTTTTCTCTCCAGTTGCCTGAGATTTCTCGGTGCCGTTCTCCTGCTTTCCCTCGCCTCAGATGGTTCTCATTACCGGGCCTTTAAAGCCTGTTTTATGTCAGTTGGTGTTCACTgcccattttttccccccctcctttgTTTAGTGGTAGTGGGGGTGGAGGGTTTTTGCTCTGgctcgtgtgcgtgtgtgtgtgtgtgtgtgttggttcagAGATGAGAAGAGATATTGCAGCAATGCCTACAAGAATAGAGGGGCTGAAACCTCTCTCTGG is from Salarias fasciatus chromosome 7 unlocalized genomic scaffold, fSalaFa1.1 super_scaffold_4, whole genome shotgun sequence and encodes:
- the smad7 gene encoding mothers against decapentaplegic homolog 7, which gives rise to MFRTKRSGLVRRLWRSRAPVEGDGEADRGTHGSGGCCMGKTTKVAKSNAGSEAELKALTHSILKKIKEKQLEVLLQAVESKGGARSPCLLLPSKVDAKVGQQSYSLPMLLYKVFRWPDLRHSSELKRLSCCESYGKINPELVCCNPHHMSRLCELESPPPPYSRYPMDYLKPPDSPDSGPSSSDTGGTTYSAPVGLSDSLALQESGERTHWCVVAYWEEKTRVGRLYSVQEPSLDIFYDLPQGNGFCLGQLCSDNKSQLVQMVRAKIGYGIQLTREPDGVWVYNRSCYPIFIKSATLDNPDSRTLLVHKVFPGFSIKAFDYDKACSLQRPNDHEFTQQPRTGFTVQISFVKGWGQCYTRQFISSCPCWLEVIFNTR